DNA from Bradyrhizobium diazoefficiens USDA 110:
GGTCATCGGCGAGCGCGAGCTGGCATTCGCGATCGGGCCGCGCGATGGCGGCTTCGATCTGACGCTCGACGGCGTCAAATCCCAGGTCGCCGCCGTGATCGACGGCCATGAGCTCTATTTGCGCACGCGCCACGGCCGCTTCGACCTGCATTGGGTCGATCCGTTCGGCGGCGAGACCGAGGAGCAGGCCGGCGCGGACAAGATCGCGGCACCCTTGCCGGGCACGGTCGTCGCGGTGCTGGCCGAGGAGGGCGCAACGCTGGAGAAGGGCGCGCCGATCCTCACCCTCGAAGTGATGAAGATGGAGCAGACCCTGCGGGCGCCCTATGCCGGCGTGCTGACGTCGATCAAGTGCAAGGTCGGCGACATCGTGCAGGAAGGCGTCGAGCTCGCCGTGGTCGAGCCTTCGGGAGAATGAGATGAGCGAGCCCGTCCGCATCATCGAGATGGGGCCGCGCGACGGCCTCCAGAACGAGAGGACGCCGGTGAGCGTCGAAGCCCGCATTGCCTTCGTCGAGGCGCTGGTCGCAGCCGGTCTCAACACCGTCGAGGTCGGCGCTTTCGTGTCGCCCAAGGCGATCCCGCAAATGGCAAGCTCCGATGCCGTGCTGCGCGGCGTCGGCCATATAACGGGTGCCGAATTCCACGTGCTGGTGCCGAACGAGAAGGGCTATGACGCCGCGCGCGCCGCGGGCGCGAAGGTGGTCTCCGTCTTTGCGGCGGCCTCCGAAGGCTTTTCGCGGGCCAACATCAACTGCACGGTCGCGGAGTCGATCGAACGGTTCAAGCCGGTGCTGGCGCGCGCCAAGACCGACGGCATCAAGGTGCGCGGCTACATTTCCTGCGTGCTGGGCTGTCCGTTCGACGGCGAGATCAAGCCGAAGGCGGTGGCCGATCTTGCTAGCACGCTGTGGGACCTCGGCTGCTACGAGATCTCGCTCGGCGACACCATCGGCGTCGGCACCCCGGCCAAGGCGAAGGAAATGCTGCGCGCCGTCAGCGCCGACATCCCCGCCGCCAATCTCGCGATGCACTTTCATGACACCTACGGCCAGGCGCTCGCCAACCTCTATGCCGGGCTGGAGCAGGGCGTCCGCGTCATCGATGCCGCCGCCGGCGGCCTCGGCGGCTGCCCCTACGCCCCCGGCGCGACCGGCAATGTCGCGACCGAGGATGTCGTCTACATGCTCGAAGGCATGGGCATCAGCACCGGCGTCGACATGGAGAAGCTGTTGGCGGCGACGAACGAGATGAGCGGCGTGCTGGGCAAGCCGCCCGTGAGCCGCGTGGCGTCCGCGCTGAATGCGAAGAAGAAGCGAACTACGTCCTAATTTTCGTAGGGTGGGCAAAGGCGCATAGCGCCGTGCCCACCATCTCTCCGCGATCGAATTTGGAAATGGTGGGCACGCTTTCGCTTCACCCACCCTACGAGACAACGAAACGCGCGGTCAGGCCGCCTTCAGCCCAACATCCGGCAGACGCGGCCGGCTCTTGAGCGCCTTCACCATCATGGCCTCGACCTCGGCCTTTTCCTGCGGCAGCAGGGCGAGGCGGGGCGGACGGGTCAGCACCGTGCCGCGGCCCATGATGTGCTCGCACAGCTTGATGCACTGGACGAGGTCCGGGCGCGCATCGAGATGCAAGAGCGGCATGAACCATTCGTAGAGTGGCATCGCCTCGGCATAGCGTCCCGCCTTGGCCAGGCGAAACAGTGTCTCGCCCTCGCGCGGGAAGGCGTTCGACATGCCGGAGACCCAGCCCACGGCGCCCATGGCGACGCTCTCGACGATGACGTCGTCGAGGCCTGCGAACAGCACGAAGCGGTCGCCGACCATGTTCCTTGTGTCGATGAAGCGGCGCGTGTCGCCGGAGGAATCCTTGAAGGAGACGACCGTCTCGACGTCGGCGAGCGAGGCCAGGATGTCGGGGGTGACGTCGTTCTTGTAGATCGGCGGGTTGTTGTAGAGCATCACGGGAAGGTCCGTCGCGGTGGCGACGGCGCGGAAATGCGCGGCGGTCTCGTGCGGCTTCGACGAATAGACCAGGGCCGGCATCACCATGACGCCGTCGATGCCGACACGCGCGGCTTCCTTGGCCGTCTCGACCGCGAAGGCCGTGGTGAACTCGGCGATGCCGCACAGCACGGGCACGCGCCCGGCCGCGACGGATTTCGCCGTCTCCATGATCGCGACCTTCTCCTTGCGCTCCAGCGACGTGTTCTCGCCGACGGAGCCGCAGACGATCAGGCCGGAGACGCCGTCGCGGATCAGTCCGTCCATCACCTTCGCGGTCGCGTCGATGTCGAGCGAGAGATCGTCGTGGAATTGCGTGGTGACGGCCGGGAAGACGCCTTCCCAGGAAACGCGGCGGCTCATGGTCTAACTCCAAGTAAGTTTTGCCGGCGGGGGCTGGGGCCGCCGGCTGTGGTGAAGAGGATGGCGGGCGGGATCAGAGCGTAGCGCCGACCTTGCGCAATTCGGCGAGGACCGGAGCCTTGGGCAGCCAGATCTTGTCGAACTCGGCAATGACCGCCTCGGTGTCGCCGGCCGGCACCTGGCGGATCGGGATCGGCGCGTTCTTGAAGTTCTCGATCAGTGCGGGCTCATTGCCGGCGAGCTCGTCGATCTGCGCGTCCAGCGTCGACTTGACCGTCTTGGCGATCAGCTCGCGGTCGGCTGCGGGGAGCGACTGCCAGACCCGGCCCGAGACCACTGCGGCCATCGGCATGAAGACGGCGTTCATCTGGAGGATCACCTTCGAGACCTTGTCGAAGCGCTGATTCCAGGAGAATTCGAGATCAGCCTCGAGGCCATCGACCTGGCCGTTGGCCATCGCGTCGAACACCTGCGGCGTCGGGATCGGCGTCGGCGCCGCGCCAAGCGAAGAATAGAAATCGCGATAGACCGGCGTCGGGTTGATGCGCAGCTTCATGCCCTTGATGTCGGCGAGCGAATTCAGGTCCCTGGAGGAGAACACCGCGCGCATGCCGGTGATGCCCCAGCCGAGCCCGATCGTGCCGGTCTCCTGCGGCAGCACGTCGAACAGCTTCACCGCCGCGGGATGCCGCACGAATTTCGCGACCGCCGGCGTCGAGCGGACGATGTAGGGCGCGTTGATCGCGGCGATGTGCGGGACGCGCGAGCCGAGCTCGGCGGCCTGGATGAAGCCCATGTCGAGCGCGCCGGACTGCAATTGCTGCATCATCGCGGGCTCGTTGCCGAGCTGGCCGGAGTGGAACACGGTCAGCGTCAGCCGGCCGTTGGTGGCGGCCTTGAGCTCGTCGCCGAACTTGAGCGCGGCTTTGTTCCAGGAATGGCCGTTCGGCGTGATCAGGCCGAGGCGGAATTCCTTGGCCTGGGCGAGCGCCAGCGACGGCGCGAACACCGATGCGGCTGCGCTGGCGGCGAGAAAGCGGCGACGTGAAAGCGGCATGGTCGGGCTCCTTTTGGACGGGCCTATTTGACGAGGATCAGCGAGAGCGAGGGGAAGAGCGAGAGCAGCACCAGCAGGACGCAGGAGATGACGAAGAAGGGCAGCGTCACCATGAACATCTTGCCGGGCTTGGCGCCGGTGACGGCGGCCGCGACGAAGAAGCAGAGCCCGACCGGCGGCGACAACAGGCCGAGCACCAGGTTGATCACCACGACGACGCCGAAATGCCGGGGGTCGATGTGATAGACGTCGGTTGCGACCGGCAGCAGGATCGGCACCGTCATGATCAGGCCGGGAATGCCGTCGATCACGGTGCCGATCACCAGCAGGATGACGTTGCAGATCAGCATGAAGCTGATCGGGTCCTTGGCGGCCGACTGGATCCAGCCGGCGGTCTCCTGCGGCACCTTGCCGAAGATCAGGACCCAGGAGAACACCGCGGCGGCGGCGACGAGGAACAGCACGATTGCCGAATAGATGGCACTGCGCAGCATCATCTGCGGCAGCTGGGAGAACTCGAACTCTTTGGTCCAGTATTTTCCCACCAGCGCCGCGGCGACGGCGCCGACGGCTGCGGATTCCGTTGCGTTGGCGAGGCCGCCGAGGATGGTGCCGACGATGACGATCGGGATCAGCAGGGTGGGCGACGTCCGCAGGATCGTCATGACGCGCTGGCGCGGCGTCTGATAGTCGGCGCGGGGATAATTGTAGATGTATCCCATCAGCGCGATGACGAGGCAGAACATCACGGTCAGGATGACGCCCGGCACGATTCCGGCGATCAGCATGTCGCTGACCGAGACCTGCGCGAGAACGCTGTAGACCACGAACATCACCGAGGGCGGGATGATCGGGCCGAGCATGCCGCCATAGGCGGTCAGTCCCGCCGCAAAGGTCTTGTCGTAACCCTTCTTCTCCATCTCCGGCACCATGATCTGGGCCATGATCGCGACCTGCGCGGTCGCAGATCCCAGGATCGAGGAGATGAACATGTTGGCGAGGATGTTGACGTAGGCGAGTCCGCCCTTCAGCGAGCCGACGAAGGCCATCGCCATGTCGACGATGCGGCGGGTGATGCCGCCGCCGTTCATGATCTCGCCGATCAGGATGAAGAGCGGAATGGCGATCAGGCCGTAGCTGTCGACGCCGCCGAACAGCTGGAGCGGATAGGACTGGAACAGCACCGGATTGCCGGATGCGGCGATGTAGACGAGGCCGGCGAGGCACAGGCAGAGCCCGATCGGCACGCCGACCAGCATGATCGCGACGAAGGCGGCAGACGTGATCATCAGTTGACCCCGTCGAGCTCGGAGAGCTGGAAGCCCCTCAGCGGCGTGCGCGGGACCAGCTCGAGATCTTCAAGTAGATTGGCGAGGCCGTGAATGGTCATCGACACCGCGAAGATCGGCAGCGTCAAATAGAGCACCCAGGTCGGCCAGTTCAGCGTCTGGGTGTGCTCGGTGTAGAGGAAGTTGAAGGTCTCGGCCGCGAGCTTGCGCCCGTCGAAGCCGGCGCGTGCGAGCCCGATCGGGTCCATCCAGAGCACGCAGGTGACGATCAGGGCGACGCCGAACACGACGACGAGACCGGTCGAGATCACCTTGGCGATCTTCTGGTGCTGCGGCGAAAGACGCTCCGTCAGCATCGTGACGGCGAAGTCCAGCCGCAACCGCGTCATGGCGGAGGCGCCGATGAAGGTCAGCCAGACCACGCAATAGACAGCGGATTCATCGATCCAATAGATCGGGAAATGCGAGTAGCGGGTGACGACGTTCACCAGGATCAGTGCGGTGAGCAGGTACATCAGGCCCATCAGCGCCAGACGCTCGAAGGCCAGCAGCGCGCTCGACGCCCTGATCACAATCCGCCGGGCGCTGAGCGCGCCCGTATCCGGCATCGTCCCTTCGATCATCAAAGGCCCCAATCCCCCGTCAGAATTCCCGTGCCAAGGCAAAATGTATAATTTATACATTTTGGGTGTCAAACGGAGATTGCGGTCATTTCGGCGGCAGGACGCGCTTTTGCTGGGCACCTGGTTTTGTGGGGGCTGGCTTTTGCTGGCGCCCTCAACATGCAAGAGAGGGACCGCTTTCTGCCGGACGAGTCGCGAAGAAAGACGGAAGGTCAGATGAAACAGCCTCTGAAGCATCGCACCCTGTCGGCTGCGATCGTCGACCAGCTCCGGCAGGCGATCCTCGACGGCACCTATCCGGCGGGATCGCAATTGCGCCAGGATGCGCTTGGCGATGCCTACGGCGTCAGCCGCATTCCGGTGCGCGAGGCGCTGTTCCAGCTCGAGGCCGAAGGGCTGGTGCGCATCGTTCCGCAGAAGGGCGCCATCGTCTCGGAACTGTCACTGGACGAGATCAACGACGTGTTCGACCTCCGCCGCATCCTGGAGCCGCGATTGCTGGCGCAGTCGGCGCCGCGCTTCACCGGGGAGGATTTCGCGGGGCTGGACGACATCCACAAGAGTTTCGAGAAGGCGATCAAGGCGCGCAACGTCAGCGAATGGGGCCAGCTCAACGCCGACTTCCACATGGCGCTCTACGTCCACGCCCCGCAGCCGCGCACCCGCGCGATCGTGCTGTCGCTGCTCCAGACCAGCGACCGCTACACGCGCCTCCAGCTCTCCAACACCAAGGCGATGGGCACTGCCGAGAAGGAGCACGCCCAGCTGATCGCGCTCTGCCGCGCGCAGAAGATCGATGAGGCCTGCCGGTTTTTGGAGCGGCACATCGAGGCCGTGCGAAAGGATCTGTTGCAGGTCGTGGCCGGCAGCACGATCGCGCCGAAGTCACGGCGGAAGGAGAAATCGTAGGGTGGGCAAAGGCGCATAGCGCCGTGCCCACCGTCTAGGCGTCGTACATTCTGGTGGGCACGCTACACTTTGCCCACCCTACGGAAGTTGCGATTGCCGCTACCTGCTCCCGTCCGGCCCCATCACGAGATCCGGCAGCGCGGTCGATATCCCCGGCACGAAGCACAGCAGCAGCACCGCAAGCATCATCAGCAGCACGAAGGGCAGGGTGCCCCAGATCACCTCGCTGAGGGGAATATCGGGCGCGACGTTGCGGATGACGAAGATGTTCAATCCCACAGGTGGGTGGATCAGCCCCATCTCCATCACGATGGTCATGACCACGCCGAACCAGATGATGTCGAAGTTCGCGGCGCGTAAGGGCGGCAGGATGATCGGCGCGGTCATCAGGATGATCGAGACCGGCGGCAGGAAGAAGCCGAGCACGACGACCATGACGAGGATCGCGAACAACAGGCCCCAGCGCGGCAGGTGCATCGCGACAACGGATTCGGCGACCGATTGCGAGATGTGCAGATAGCTCATCACGTAGGAATAGAGCAGCGACATGCCGATGATCATCATCAGCATGGTCGATTCCCGGATCGTCGACTTCATGATCGGCGCAAGGTCGCTCGGCCGCCACACGCTGTAGATCGCGGCGATCAGCCCCAGCGCGAGGAGCCCGCCGAGGCCGGCGGTCTCCGACGGCGTGGCATAGCCGCCATAGAGCGCGATCATGACGCCGGTGAGCAGAAGCACGAACGGGATCACACGCGGCAGCACGCTGAAACGCTCTGCCAGCGTGTACTCGTCGCGGGCGAGAATTGCGGCTTCCGGTCCGCCTTTCCTGTAGATGGCCTCAGCGGCGGCATATTCCCGGCGGAAGCGGATCACGGCATAGGTGCCGAACAGGGACACCAGCAGCAGGCCCGGCCCGATGCCGGCGAGGAAGAGACGCCCGAGTGACTTTTCCGCCGCGACCGCAAACAGGATCATGGTGATCGAGGGCGGCAGCAGGATGCCGAGCGTGCCGCCGGCGGCGATGATGCCCGCGGCAAAGCCGCCGGAATAGCCGCGCTTGCGCATCTCGGGGATGCCGGCCGAGCCGATCGCCGAGCAGGTCGCTGGG
Protein-coding regions in this window:
- a CDS encoding TRAP transporter small permease yields the protein MPDTGALSARRIVIRASSALLAFERLALMGLMYLLTALILVNVVTRYSHFPIYWIDESAVYCVVWLTFIGASAMTRLRLDFAVTMLTERLSPQHQKIAKVISTGLVVVFGVALIVTCVLWMDPIGLARAGFDGRKLAAETFNFLYTEHTQTLNWPTWVLYLTLPIFAVSMTIHGLANLLEDLELVPRTPLRGFQLSELDGVN
- a CDS encoding TRAP transporter large permease, whose amino-acid sequence is MSVFGIGLAYAIATLVVMFSGMPIAFALGAVAVVFMGIYMPSASLDTVTQNVYEEMASITLLSIPLFILKGAAIGKSRAGQDLYLALHAWLHRVPGGLGVANVFACALFAAMAGSSPATCSAIGSAGIPEMRKRGYSGGFAAGIIAAGGTLGILLPPSITMILFAVAAEKSLGRLFLAGIGPGLLLVSLFGTYAVIRFRREYAAAEAIYRKGGPEAAILARDEYTLAERFSVLPRVIPFVLLLTGVMIALYGGYATPSETAGLGGLLALGLIAAIYSVWRPSDLAPIMKSTIRESTMLMMIIGMSLLYSYVMSYLHISQSVAESVVAMHLPRWGLLFAILVMVVVLGFFLPPVSIILMTAPIILPPLRAANFDIIWFGVVMTIVMEMGLIHPPVGLNIFVIRNVAPDIPLSEVIWGTLPFVLLMMLAVLLLCFVPGISTALPDLVMGPDGSR
- a CDS encoding dihydrodipicolinate synthase family protein, translating into MSRRVSWEGVFPAVTTQFHDDLSLDIDATAKVMDGLIRDGVSGLIVCGSVGENTSLERKEKVAIMETAKSVAAGRVPVLCGIAEFTTAFAVETAKEAARVGIDGVMVMPALVYSSKPHETAAHFRAVATATDLPVMLYNNPPIYKNDVTPDILASLADVETVVSFKDSSGDTRRFIDTRNMVGDRFVLFAGLDDVIVESVAMGAVGWVSGMSNAFPREGETLFRLAKAGRYAEAMPLYEWFMPLLHLDARPDLVQCIKLCEHIMGRGTVLTRPPRLALLPQEKAEVEAMMVKALKSRPRLPDVGLKAA
- a CDS encoding hydroxymethylglutaryl-CoA lyase: MSEPVRIIEMGPRDGLQNERTPVSVEARIAFVEALVAAGLNTVEVGAFVSPKAIPQMASSDAVLRGVGHITGAEFHVLVPNEKGYDAARAAGAKVVSVFAAASEGFSRANINCTVAESIERFKPVLARAKTDGIKVRGYISCVLGCPFDGEIKPKAVADLASTLWDLGCYEISLGDTIGVGTPAKAKEMLRAVSADIPAANLAMHFHDTYGQALANLYAGLEQGVRVIDAAAGGLGGCPYAPGATGNVATEDVVYMLEGMGISTGVDMEKLLAATNEMSGVLGKPPVSRVASALNAKKKRTTS
- a CDS encoding GntR family transcriptional regulator gives rise to the protein MKQPLKHRTLSAAIVDQLRQAILDGTYPAGSQLRQDALGDAYGVSRIPVREALFQLEAEGLVRIVPQKGAIVSELSLDEINDVFDLRRILEPRLLAQSAPRFTGEDFAGLDDIHKSFEKAIKARNVSEWGQLNADFHMALYVHAPQPRTRAIVLSLLQTSDRYTRLQLSNTKAMGTAEKEHAQLIALCRAQKIDEACRFLERHIEAVRKDLLQVVAGSTIAPKSRRKEKS
- a CDS encoding TRAP transporter substrate-binding protein; its protein translation is MPLSRRRFLAASAAASVFAPSLALAQAKEFRLGLITPNGHSWNKAALKFGDELKAATNGRLTLTVFHSGQLGNEPAMMQQLQSGALDMGFIQAAELGSRVPHIAAINAPYIVRSTPAVAKFVRHPAAVKLFDVLPQETGTIGLGWGITGMRAVFSSRDLNSLADIKGMKLRINPTPVYRDFYSSLGAAPTPIPTPQVFDAMANGQVDGLEADLEFSWNQRFDKVSKVILQMNAVFMPMAAVVSGRVWQSLPAADRELIAKTVKSTLDAQIDELAGNEPALIENFKNAPIPIRQVPAGDTEAVIAEFDKIWLPKAPVLAELRKVGATL
- a CDS encoding TRAP transporter large permease gives rise to the protein MITSAAFVAIMLVGVPIGLCLCLAGLVYIAASGNPVLFQSYPLQLFGGVDSYGLIAIPLFILIGEIMNGGGITRRIVDMAMAFVGSLKGGLAYVNILANMFISSILGSATAQVAIMAQIMVPEMEKKGYDKTFAAGLTAYGGMLGPIIPPSVMFVVYSVLAQVSVSDMLIAGIVPGVILTVMFCLVIALMGYIYNYPRADYQTPRQRVMTILRTSPTLLIPIVIVGTILGGLANATESAAVGAVAAALVGKYWTKEFEFSQLPQMMLRSAIYSAIVLFLVAAAAVFSWVLIFGKVPQETAGWIQSAAKDPISFMLICNVILLVIGTVIDGIPGLIMTVPILLPVATDVYHIDPRHFGVVVVINLVLGLLSPPVGLCFFVAAAVTGAKPGKMFMVTLPFFVISCVLLVLLSLFPSLSLILVK